A single window of Nicotiana tomentosiformis chromosome 1, ASM39032v3, whole genome shotgun sequence DNA harbors:
- the LOC138905665 gene encoding uncharacterized protein: MTDPNEHVTSYTCAIKGNDLGDDEIESVLLKRFFRECTHRGYQGRGQEVGPFQSKNKDNEMLSEFVSRFHMKWMDLPPVVDDWAIQAFTQGLNIQSSLASRQVSVSAIQGDRKSSGSVWNSIRNEKRSDRGQSNRGLMSKNSFDRPVGPKKAPRLSEYNFNVDVAAIVAVIGRIKDTKWTRPLQYEPSQRDPNLMCKYHGTHVHRIEECQQLREDVARLFNNGHLREFLSDQAKNQFRNRASNKQIEQEEPQHVINMIIGGVDIP, encoded by the exons atgaccgacccaaacgagcatgttacctcctacacatgtgccatcaaagggaatgacttgggggatgatgagatcgagtctgtcttgtTGAAAAG ATTTTTTCGTGAATGCACACatcggggctatcaaggtcgaggccaggaagtcggaccttttcaaagtaaaaacaaagataatgagatgctcagcgAGTTTGTGTCCCGGTTTCACATGAAATGGATGGACCTGCCACCGGTCGttgatgattgggccattcaggctttcacccaaggactcaacattCAGAGCTCATTGGCTTCACGGCAG GTATCGGTATCAGCCATACAAGGAGATCGAAAAAGTAGTGGGTCCGTGTGGAACTCTATAAGAAATGAaaagagaagtgatcgaggtcagagcaaccggggactcatgagcaaaaacagcttcgacaggCCCGTCGGGCCTAAAAAAGCACCGAGActatcagagtacaacttcaacgtcgatgtcGCCGCTATTGTAGCTGTCATCGGAcgtatcaaagataccaaatggactAGACCTTTACAGTATGAACCATcccaaagggatcccaacctaatgtgcaaatatcacggcactcatgTCCACAGAATAGAAGAATGTCAACAATTAAGAGAAGATGTGGCTCGGCTGTTCAACAACGggcatctccgagagttcctgagtgATCAGGCCAAGAATCAATTCAGGAACAGGGCTTCTAATAAGCAGATCGagcaggaggaacctcagcacgtcattaacatgatcatcggtggggtcgatattccctAG
- the LOC138905672 gene encoding uncharacterized protein → MHYSIVSGVTFFALIYFIMFELTIRISCAVHLIYVYPCFAVFTAFFTAIFNENARIPMLSGDNYAEWKEKVLLALGCSDLDLALHVEEPPIPTESSTLEAKANYERWERSNRLSLMLTKAHIRQSIKGSIPNSDKVKAYMKAIDK, encoded by the exons atgcatTACTCCATTGTATCTGGAGTTACATTCTTTGCATTGATTTATTTCATAATGTTTGAATTAACTATACGAATTAGTTGTGCAGTGCAT CTTATATATGTGTATCCTTGTTTTGCAGTCTTTACAGCTTTTTTTACCGCTATTTTTAATGAGAATGCTCGAATTCCAATGCTTTCTGGTGACAATTATGCTGAATGGAAGGAGAAAGTCCTTCTCGCTTTAGGGTGCTCGGATTTGGATCTGGCACTCCATGTGGAAGAACCACCTATTCCCACGGAATCAAGTACGCTAGAGGCTAAGGCTAATTATGAGCGGTGGGAGCGATCTAATCGCCTAAGTTTAATGCTCACAAAAGCCCACATACGCCAAAGCATTAAGGGTTCTATCCCTAATAGCGATAAGGTCAAAGCTTATATGAAGGCAATTGATAAATAA
- the LOC104109827 gene encoding uncharacterized protein — MKGLSSMTFDRSCTVREHIMKMRDIAAKLKSLEVDMSEPFLVHFILNFLPMEYGPFKISYNTHKDKWSINKLLTICVQEEERLKYETPESVNMVTHGKRNAKKGKSVPMKKKSTFDKDVCCFYKKKGHWNKDCLKYKKWLEKKGLSNSEEADRK; from the exons ATGAAGGGGCTCTCAAGTATGACTTTTGACAGAAGTTGTACAGTGCGCGAGCACATTATGAAGATGAGAGACATTGCTGCTAAACTCAAGTCCCTTGAGGTGGATATGTCTGAACCATTTCTTGTACATTTCATTCTCAACTTCCTTCCTATGGAATATGGTCCGTTTAAGATTTCTTACAACACACATAAGGATAAATGGTCAATCAATAAACTTTTGACTATCTGTGTTCAAGAAGAAGAGAGGTTGAAGTATGAGACACCTGAAAGTGTTAATATGGTGACTCATGGTAAGAGAAATGCAAAGAAGGGAAAAAGTGTTCCCATGAAGAAGAAAAGCACATTTGACAAAGATGTTTGCTGTTTCTATAAAAAGAAGGGACACTGGAATAAGGATTGCCTGAAATACAAGAAATGGCTTGAGAAGAAAG GGCTTTCTAACTCAGAGGAAGCCGATAGGAAGTGA